ATCGGCTTCGCCCCCGCCGACGCCCCCCGGGTGGCGGTGGCGGTGATCGTCGAGGGCCAGCCCGGCGCCAGCGAGCAGACCGGGGGGCGGGTGGCGGCACCGATCGCCCGCGCCGTGCTCGAGGCAGCCCTGGCCGTCACCGGCTGAGCGGCCTTCCGCTGCCCCGTGCCTCGGGCCCTCCCGGCACGACGCCTAGGCTGCCCCGGATATGTCAGATCAGGGGCAACAGGTCTTCAACGGGCGCTACGAGCTCCACCGCAAGATCGCCCGGGGCGGGATGGCCGACGTCTTCCTCGCTCGGGACTCCCTGCTCGACCGCCCAGTCGCCCTCAAGGTCCTCTTCCCCGAGTTCGCCACCGACCCCTCCTTCGTCCAGCGCTTCCGCCGCGAGGCCCAGTCGGCCGCCAACCTGAGCCATCCGAACATCGTCTCCGTCTACGACTGGGGCGAAGAGGACAACACCTACTTCATCGTCATGGAGTACGTCGAGGGCCGGAGCCTGGCGCAGATCATCCGCGACGAAGGGGCGCTCCACCCTGACCGAGCCGCCGACGTGGCCGCCGACATCGCCGCCGCCCTCGGCTTCGCCCATCGCAACGGCGTGGTCCACCGCGACGTCAAGCCCGGCAACGTCCTCATCTCCACCACCGGGCAGGTCAAGGTCACCGACTTCGGCATCGCCCGCGCCGTCTCGGCGGGCGAGAACCTCACCCAGACCGGCACCGTGATGGGCACCGCCACCTACTTCTCCCCCGAGCAGGCCCGCGGCGAGAGCGTCGACCCGCGCTCGGACGTGTACTCCCTGGGGGTGGTGCTCTACGAGATGCTCAGTGGCCGGCCGCCCTTCAGCGGCGACAGCCCGGTGGCGGTGGCGTACAAGCACGTCCAGGAGTCGGCCGAGCCGCTGCGCGACCGCAACCCCGACGTGCCGGCCCCCCTCGCCGCCGTCGTGGCCAAGTCCATGGCCAAGAACACCCAGAACCGGTACCCCTCCGCCGAGGACCTGCGCCTCGACCTCCGTCGATTCCGCGAGGGACGCCCCGTGGTCGCCGAACCCCTGATGGCCCCGCCCGACGCCACCACGGCGGTGGGGGCGGGCGCCGCCACGGCAGCGGTGGGCGCCACCCGGGCCGTCCCCCGGCACGAGGAGACCTACGCGGCCGGCGCCGTGCTCGACGACGACTTCTACGAGGAGGGCCCGCGGCCGCAGCGCAGCCCGGCGTTCATCATCCTGCTCCTCGCACTGCTGGCCCTGCTCGCCTTCCTGCTCTTCCTCTTCGCCCAGAACCTCGGCTTCGGTGGTGACACCACCGCCCAGGTCGACGTGCCCGACGTCGTGACGAAGT
The sequence above is a segment of the Acidimicrobiales bacterium genome. Coding sequences within it:
- the pknB gene encoding Stk1 family PASTA domain-containing Ser/Thr kinase; the encoded protein is MSDQGQQVFNGRYELHRKIARGGMADVFLARDSLLDRPVALKVLFPEFATDPSFVQRFRREAQSAANLSHPNIVSVYDWGEEDNTYFIVMEYVEGRSLAQIIRDEGALHPDRAADVAADIAAALGFAHRNGVVHRDVKPGNVLISTTGQVKVTDFGIARAVSAGENLTQTGTVMGTATYFSPEQARGESVDPRSDVYSLGVVLYEMLSGRPPFSGDSPVAVAYKHVQESAEPLRDRNPDVPAPLAAVVAKSMAKNTQNRYPSAEDLRLDLRRFREGRPVVAEPLMAPPDATTAVGAGAATAAVGATRAVPRHEETYAAGAVLDDDFYEEGPRPQRSPAFIILLLALLALLAFLLFLFAQNLGFGGDTTAQVDVPDVVTKSQEDAERILRDAGFVPVPRAEANEDVAEGLVFRQDPGAGVRLAEGSEVEIFVSSGQPPVAVPSVVGEPVDDARLKLEGVGLEADIVPVPSDDRPEGEVLRQSILPGEEVPAGTMVRLDVSSGPELVPVPNVVGRSQTDAVNILLDRGFRPQVVERFNSAPEGEVIATDPPAGRDLARGSNVTVVVSRGPEETTTTTTTALITTTIAETTTTTAAETTTTAPEGDAP